In the genome of Raphanus sativus cultivar WK10039 chromosome 9, ASM80110v3, whole genome shotgun sequence, the window ACGGTCACTGGAGTTTTACCAGAACATTCTAGGGCTTGAGATAAACGAGGCAAGACCGCATGATAAGCTTCCGTATAGAGGAGCATGGTTATGGGTAGGCTCGGAGATGATTCATTTAATGGAGCTTCCAAATCCTGATCCATTAACAGGCAGACCCGAGCACGGAGGCCGGGATCGACACGCTTGTATCGCAATCCGTGATGTTTCAATTCTTAAACAGATTTTGGACAAAGCTGgtatcatatattatataaaaacattttgcttcatcttcttcttcttccttttgtttttttttgttttaaggaTGTGTTtgtggtgttcaaaaaaaaaaaaggatgtgtttgtttgtttgtgttgtaGGGATTGAGTATACGATGAGTAGGTCAGGGAGGCCAGCGATATTCACTCGTGATCCAGACGCAAACGCTCTTGAGTTTACTCAAGTTTGATTCTTGAGTCTCTCTTCTTTATAGATATAAAGTTGTTGATACATACTTAAATACTGTTCAAGTCTCACCTTTCaaatttgtgtgtgtttggatCAGTTTCATTAAACCTTATTTACAAAACAAGATGCAAcattcagcaaaaaaaaaaacatccaaaatggaatatatatatatatatcaaaatctTATTCATAAAACAAGATGCTTCTTTTCTCCAAAGCCTATGCTCTCTCCTCACCTCTTCCGAAAACCAAAAAGAATATCATACACCCGATCCAAAGTTCAGGGTATTTTTTAGTATATACAgatttatttgatgttttgtgATCAAAAGGAGCCAAGAGTAGTGGAGAGGTCTAAGCCTGACCGAAACCGCCACTCTTGTATAGCCGATTTGAGAGTATGGTTAGGTGTGAGATCACAATGTCTGAGCCGGTTTTTAGTCACAGGAGACACATTTTGATTGTTTTGAATCCA includes:
- the LOC108828180 gene encoding glyoxylase I 4-like, yielding MASIFRPSVSLVLRPKVTCTNHDHSTIERFDFQKNKSLRKERLNGRWSCGLKANQAQGSAEGISVVQEKEVNNQTDYGVVGVHHVGVLCKNLERSLEFYQNILGLEINEARPHDKLPYRGAWLWVGSEMIHLMELPNPDPLTGRPEHGGRDRHACIAIRDVSILKQILDKAGIEYTMSRSGRPAIFTRDPDANALEFTQV